One Microbacterium sp. No. 7 genomic window carries:
- a CDS encoding SDR family NAD(P)-dependent oxidoreductase, whose amino-acid sequence MVTPTSAQRFDGRTVVVTGAGSGIGRATAERLLAEGATVVAGDVNQERLDELAAAAATERLVVRAGDITDQAHIDELVALAGDELFGLVNNAGIMDGFVPTGEIPDDLWERVFAVNVTAPMKLIRAALPAMLESGDGRIVNVTSEAGTRAGASGTAYSASKHAAVGLTKSTAFFYGPRGIRCNAVAPGRVKTNIRDTAAPRSPWAWDRVQPVIAPVLEPAADPAELAAVICWLLSDDSSNINGVNLFSDAGWSTM is encoded by the coding sequence ATGGTGACACCCACATCCGCTCAGCGCTTCGACGGGCGCACCGTCGTCGTCACGGGCGCCGGCAGCGGCATCGGCAGGGCGACGGCCGAGCGCCTCCTCGCGGAGGGCGCGACCGTCGTGGCCGGCGACGTGAACCAAGAGCGCCTCGACGAGCTCGCGGCCGCGGCGGCGACCGAACGGCTCGTCGTGCGCGCCGGCGACATCACCGACCAGGCGCACATCGACGAGCTCGTCGCGCTCGCGGGCGACGAGCTGTTCGGCCTCGTCAACAACGCGGGGATCATGGACGGCTTCGTCCCCACGGGCGAGATCCCCGACGACCTCTGGGAACGCGTCTTCGCCGTCAACGTCACGGCGCCGATGAAGCTGATCCGCGCCGCGTTGCCCGCCATGCTCGAGAGCGGCGACGGCCGCATCGTGAACGTCACGAGCGAGGCCGGCACGCGCGCCGGCGCGTCGGGCACGGCCTACAGCGCATCGAAGCACGCCGCCGTCGGCCTCACGAAGAGCACGGCGTTCTTCTACGGTCCCCGCGGCATCCGCTGCAACGCGGTCGCGCCCGGCCGGGTCAAGACGAACATCCGCGACACGGCGGCCCCGAGGTCGCCGTGGGCGTGGGACCGCGTGCAGCCCGTGATCGCGCCCGTGCTGGAGCCTGCCGCCGATCCCGCCGAGCTCGCCGCGGTCATCTGCTGGCTGCTCAGCGACGACTCGTCGAACATCAACGGCGTCAACCTCTTCTCCGACGCCGGCTGGTCGACGATGTAG
- a CDS encoding FAS1-like dehydratase domain-containing protein encodes MSNVTEATESTSTRFQEADIEQAQKLVGAYFPTQKHEHFRTATPDVIRNFATSYGDDNPLYTDDEYGVSTRWGSQIAPPLIGVAVNTALEGDRRPKELRRPAFRNIQVFVSGSSWEHHRPVLPGDRLFQFEGFEKVEVKESEFAGRSVIVTRRHVRMNQDADVVSVARMIAIHTERAGARDDSKRPAFEPARYSAADIDELDAAYAAERPRGAEPRYWEDVQVGDAIEPRVKGPLTTTDIVVFHAGGYGFTPYGLYTSRLAFANRRRIGPFYVPNEYGIPDVAQRVHWDADWARSVGTATSYDYGILRDTWLNHALTDWMGDDGWIVRFSSQMRKFNYLGDVHRITGEIVAKRVDDGGRHVVDVELRGTNQRGEVTCPATATIALPTRSGGQVVLPPVDQATADMAAEFMARHRELLAAQRG; translated from the coding sequence ATGTCGAACGTCACCGAGGCCACGGAGTCCACGTCCACGCGGTTCCAGGAAGCCGACATCGAGCAGGCGCAGAAGCTGGTCGGGGCCTACTTCCCCACCCAGAAGCACGAGCACTTCCGCACCGCCACCCCCGACGTGATCCGCAACTTCGCGACCAGCTACGGCGACGACAACCCGCTCTACACGGATGACGAGTACGGCGTGTCGACCCGGTGGGGCTCGCAGATCGCGCCGCCGCTCATCGGCGTCGCGGTCAACACGGCGCTGGAGGGCGACCGACGGCCCAAGGAGCTGCGGCGCCCGGCGTTCCGCAACATCCAGGTGTTCGTCTCGGGCAGCTCGTGGGAGCACCACCGCCCCGTCCTCCCGGGCGACCGGCTCTTCCAGTTCGAGGGGTTCGAGAAGGTCGAGGTCAAGGAGTCGGAGTTCGCCGGACGCTCGGTCATCGTCACGCGCCGCCACGTGCGCATGAACCAGGATGCCGACGTCGTGTCGGTCGCGCGCATGATCGCGATCCACACCGAGCGCGCGGGCGCACGCGACGACTCCAAGCGGCCCGCCTTCGAGCCCGCCCGCTACTCGGCGGCCGACATCGACGAGCTCGACGCCGCCTACGCCGCCGAGCGTCCCCGCGGCGCCGAGCCGCGCTACTGGGAGGACGTGCAGGTCGGCGACGCGATCGAGCCCCGCGTCAAGGGGCCGCTCACGACGACCGACATCGTCGTGTTCCACGCCGGCGGATACGGCTTCACCCCCTACGGCCTCTACACGTCGCGCCTCGCGTTCGCCAACCGCCGCCGCATCGGCCCGTTCTACGTGCCGAACGAATACGGCATCCCCGACGTCGCGCAGCGCGTGCACTGGGACGCCGACTGGGCGCGCTCGGTCGGCACCGCGACCTCGTACGACTACGGCATCCTCCGCGACACCTGGCTGAACCACGCGCTGACCGACTGGATGGGCGACGACGGCTGGATCGTGCGGTTCAGCAGCCAGATGCGCAAGTTCAACTACCTCGGCGACGTGCACCGCATCACGGGCGAGATCGTCGCGAAGCGCGTCGACGACGGCGGGCGTCATGTCGTCGACGTCGAGCTGCGCGGCACGAACCAGCGCGGCGAGGTGACGTGCCCCGCGACCGCGACGATCGCCCTGCCCACGCGCAGCGGCGGACAGGTCGTGCTCCCGCCCGTCGATCAGGCGACCGCCGACATGGCGGCGGAGTTCATGGCCCGGCACCGCGAGCTGCTCGCAGCGCAGCGGGGCTGA